The Cygnus olor isolate bCygOlo1 chromosome 33, bCygOlo1.pri.v2, whole genome shotgun sequence genome contains a region encoding:
- the LOC121062598 gene encoding uncharacterized protein LOC121062598 isoform X1, with translation MDALGPPHFSFCVPSPDCRTCHERPRDGVCPMVDSHPQAIPPLSPRGLDDRSGAVLCDMRVLAAGGEATAPGGRGVQERVAGTKLCHPGLHPPGAEIEPVPPRRRWGLQALSRGVDAAWEQVFLGRQQEQLLEGEPGELQPSERPAAGARGPGRAGNGADAGGDVGRGSGLHPRCWRRLEEPRNLGSAPIGCKDGCPNLWASVGDASGDPGFGGEPVLGTASDDTVVTSPFPLVGLPKSSHTETHALLLGRPLPALRGDGLDLAGWLPPGPEPVQPEHPERQRSLRGAEGGQDHLRNLRLCLGVDLPERGRPALSRAEIGRRLGKKKKKKRTKKIHFAFKIKSHPCGLCVLC, from the exons ATGGATGCTCTCGGCCCCCCACACTTCTCCTTTTGTGTCCCTTCCCCTGACTGCAGGACCTGCCACGAAAGACCCCGAGACGGGGTTTGCCCCATGGTGGATTCACATCCCCAAGCAATCCCCCCGCTGTCTCCTCGGGGCCTTGATGACCGTTCTGGTGCTGTCCTTTGTGATATGCG TGTCTTGGCTGCTGGTGGAGAGGCAACGGCCCCCGGGGGCCGTGGGGTGCAGGAACGCGTCGCAGGGACAAAGCTTTGCCACCCTGGACTGCACCCACCTGGGGCTGAGATCGAGCCTGTGCCCCCCCGGAG acGGTGGGGGCTGCAAGCTCTGTCCCGTGGGGTGGACGCTGCATGGGAGCAAGTGTTTTTGGGTCGCCAGCaagagcagctcctggagggAGAGCCGGGAGAACTGCAGCCGTCAGAGCGcccagctgctggtgccagaGGACCAGGGCGAGCTGGTAACGGGGCCGACGCTGGCGGGGACGTGGGACGGGGCTCAGGATTGCACCCGAGGTGCTGGCGGCGCTTGGAGGAACCCAGAAATTTGGGGTCTGCGCCCATAGGGTGCAAGGATGGGTGCCCAAACCTCTGGGCTAGTGTTGGGGATGCCAGTGGGGATCCTGGCTTTGGGGGGGAGCCTGTTTTGGGGACAGCAAGCGACGACACCGTAGTCACCAGCCCGTTTCCCCTTGTAGGACTTCCTAAATCGAGTCATACAGAAACCCACGCGCTACTTCTGGGTCggcctctcccagccctccGTGGGGATGGGTTGGACCTGGCTGGATGGCTCCCGCCTGGACCGGAGCCG GTTCAACCTGAGCACCCTGAACGCCAGCGGAGCCTGCGGGGCGCTGAGGGAGGACAGGATCATCTCCGAAACCTGCGGCTCTGCCTTGGCGTGGATCTGCCAGAAAGAGGCcgtcctgctctgagcagggcagaAATTGGGCGGcgacttggaaaaaaaaaaaaaaaaaaaagaacaaaaaaaatccactttgctttcaaaataaagtctCACCCCTGTGGGCTTTGTGTTCTCTGCTAG
- the LOC121062598 gene encoding killer cell lectin-like receptor subfamily F member 1 isoform X2 — MEDEDGYMALDRRCKRGAVEKPGPLQDAGPATKDPETGFAPWWIHIPKQSPRCLLGALMTVLVLSFVICVSWLLVERQRPPGAVGCRNASQGQSFATLDCTHLGLRSSLCPPGDGGGCKLCPVGWTLHGSKCFWVASKSSSWRESRENCSRQSAQLLVPEDQGELDFLNRVIQKPTRYFWVGLSQPSVGMGWTWLDGSRLDRSRFNLSTLNASGACGALREDRIISETCGSALAWICQKEAVLL; from the exons ATGGAGGATGAGGATGGCTACATGGCCTTGGACAGGCGATGCAAGCGGGGTGCTGTGGAGAAGCCGGGACCCCTCCAGGACGCAG GACCTGCCACGAAAGACCCCGAGACGGGGTTTGCCCCATGGTGGATTCACATCCCCAAGCAATCCCCCCGCTGTCTCCTCGGGGCCTTGATGACCGTTCTGGTGCTGTCCTTTGTGATATGCG TGTCTTGGCTGCTGGTGGAGAGGCAACGGCCCCCGGGGGCCGTGGGGTGCAGGAACGCGTCGCAGGGACAAAGCTTTGCCACCCTGGACTGCACCCACCTGGGGCTGAGATCGAGCCTGTGCCCCCCCGGAG acGGTGGGGGCTGCAAGCTCTGTCCCGTGGGGTGGACGCTGCATGGGAGCAAGTGTTTTTGGGTCGCCAGCaagagcagctcctggagggAGAGCCGGGAGAACTGCAGCCGTCAGAGCGcccagctgctggtgccagaGGACCAGGGCGAGCTG GACTTCCTAAATCGAGTCATACAGAAACCCACGCGCTACTTCTGGGTCggcctctcccagccctccGTGGGGATGGGTTGGACCTGGCTGGATGGCTCCCGCCTGGACCGGAGCCG GTTCAACCTGAGCACCCTGAACGCCAGCGGAGCCTGCGGGGCGCTGAGGGAGGACAGGATCATCTCCGAAACCTGCGGCTCTGCCTTGGCGTGGATCTGCCAGAAAGAGGCcgtcctgctctga